The DNA segment TCGAGCTTGTGCTCCACGAGATAGCGGACGTTCTCCCCGCTGACCTCGCGGCCGAAGCGCGCGCTGACCCGGTGGGCGATCGTGTCGTCGTCGCGGACCCCGTCGACGGACGACGCCACCAGGTACAGCAGGCGTGAGAGCTGCACGACCTGCCCGTCCCCCCGACGGGCGATGTACTTGGGCTCGGTGAAGCCCGAACCCTGGTACTCACCGTGCAGCCGCAGCCCCGCGCTCAGCCGCGGGACGGGCCGGCCCGGCACCCCGGCGGCCGGCAGGCTGCCGGTCGCCACCTGCTCGTACGTCACCGGCCAGCCACCGGGTCCGGGCAGCGGTCCGGTGTCGTAGAGCGTGGTCGTGCCGTTCCCCAGCACCGTCATCCGTGGTCTCCCCCCACATCGATGCCGCCGCACCGCCGCGCTCCCCCCGGCATGGCCGCGGGGGCGGACCGCCCCGCACTCGGGCGCGGTCCGCCCCCGTGACCGCCGTCGCGGCGGTGGTGCTACTGCTTGACGCTGATCGTCTGTCCGGCCTGCGACTGGGCGTCCGACCACAGCGAGTGGTCGTTGAGCGCGGCGGACTGGTTGGCGGCCTCGATGTTGGCCACGTGCTTGGTGACGTTGACCGTCTTGTTGAAGCTGAACTTCAGCTTGCCCAGGGCCTCGCGGCCCGGCAGCAGCTCCGCGGACTCGGAGTCCAGGTCCCGCATGTCCATGCTCATGATGGTGTTCCCCTCTTACCTTGTTGCTCGTGCTTGTCGTGCTTGCGTCGCCGTCTGTCTCCCGACGGGTGCGGACTACTGGCTGACGCTGATGGCCTGCGAGGCGCCGGAGCTGGCGACGGACCACGCCGAGTGGTCGTTGAGCGCGGCGGACTGGTTGGCCGCCTCGATGTTGGCGACGTGCTTGGTGACGTTCACCGTCTTGCCGAAGCTGAACTTCAGCTTGCCGAGGGCCTCGCGGCCGGGCAGCAGTTCGGCGGACTCGGCCTCGAGCTCGTGGGCGTCCATCATGGTGATTCCCCCTCGGGAAATGGGCATTTCCGGTCGGACCGAGTCAGGTTCCCCCCGGACTCTGTCCAACTTGGCCGGACGGGCTGTCCAACGAGATTGGACACTAGGCCCTCGCGGCGGCTGTCCGCAACCCTTTTGGGTATTCGCTCTTTCGGCGGTTCAGCTACTCGCCCGTAGACTCCCTCCCGACAGGGACGTGCGGCCGAGCGGCGAGCAGGACGAGCAGGAAGTGACCAACGGTGGCCAACGCACTGCAGCAGTTGATCCGCGAACGCCTGGACCGCGAGGGCTGGTCCTACGGCGAAGTGGCACGTCGCGGCGGTGTCCCCCGCTCCACCGTCCACCATCTGGCCACCACCGAGCGCGTGGTGCGCATGCCGCAGGCCGGCACCCTGGAGGGCCTCGCCAAGGGGCTCGAACTCCCGCTGGACACCGTCCGCCGGGCGGCCGCCGAGGCGTGCGGCATCCACGTGTACGGCAGTCCGGGCGGTGAGGACTCCGCACCGGCCGCGCCCCGCTCGGGCGACCCCGAGGTGGACCTGCTGATCGCCAGCGTGCAGCGGCTGTCGTCCGACGACCGCCGACATGTCACCGCGCTGGTGGAGTCCCTGCTCGGCCGCGCGGCGAAGCCGGAACCCGACGCCTGACCCGCGTACCGGGGCGCGCCGGGGGGTGTCCGGCGGGCGCCCTCACCCGGTCATGCTTCCGTCAACTCGGAAAAAGAAAGCAAGTCCACCCGAACGGGCCGAGATCCCCCGCTAGTCTCTCGTCCTGCCCGAGGAGCGAGAGCCGCACGACCACGGGCCCTTGGGGGGAACGTGTTGTTGGTGCATGGCGGCCCGGCCACCGCGGTGGTCCGGGGCCCGGACGGCGAGTCCGTCGTCCTCCTGTCCGGCGAGCTCCCCGAGGTCCTCACCGACCAGGCGGTCCGTGAACTCCTCGACCTCGCCGCGGCCATCCTGGACACCGCCGAACTGGCCCTCTTCCGCACCTGCCTGGACACCCTGCGCACGAACGGCATGCGAGCGGGCCGCAGCATCGAGGTCGACGGCGCGGTACTGACGGTCTACGAGGGCTGAGCGGACGGCTTCGGCCGGCCCGTCACGACAAGGGAATGTGCCCGGAGCCGGACTCGAACCGGCACGCCCGCGAAGGGGCAGCGAGGTTTAAGCTCGCCGTGTCTGCATTCCACCATCCGGGCAGGCCGTGGGCTCCGCATTCGAGATCCAGAGCCTATCGGGAGGGCTCACTCGGACAGCGGAAAGTACGGACCGACGTTGTCTTATTTTATTGATGTCTGAGGGTGCATCAGACCACGGAACGAGCCATCCGCACTTGCCAACAGCCTGCCGGGACACCCGGGCACCCGTACGCGGAATGACGGAATTTCACCTACCGAACAAGGGCGGTCCCCCTGTTCCTGGTGGTACGCCGCCTCAGGGTCGGCCGTCCTCCCCAGGTATGACACGGAGCGGCGCCGTCCGACCGGAGTCTCGGTAGGGAACGGGAACAGCGGCTGACCGGACGGCCACCGGGAACGGGGACCATGGGAACAGACCCCCGAGACCCGTCCGACAGGAGCCCCACCCCGTGACCACCACACCCACCACCGGCAGGACCACCGCCGTGGCCGCGCGCGCCACGGAGCTGTCGAAGATCTACGGGCAGGGTGAGACCCGAGTGGTCGCCCTGGACCGGGTCTCCGTCGAGTTCCGGCAGGCCGAGTTCACCGCGATCATGGGCCCCTCCGGCTCCGGCAAGTCCACGCTGATGCACTGCGTGGCCGGACTGGACTCCTTCTCCTCCGGCTCGGTGCGCATCGGCGAGACCGAGCTGGGCTCGCTGAAGGACAAGCAGCTCACACGGCTGCGCCGGGACAAGATCGGGTTCATCTTCCAGGCGTTCAACCTGCTCCCCACGCTGACCGCGCTGGAGAACATCACGCTGCCGATGGACATCGCGGGCCGCAAGCCCGACAAGGAGTGGCTGGACCGGGTCATCGGGATGGTGGGCCTCTCCGGACGCCTGACGCACCGCCCCTCCCAGCTCTCCGGCGGCCAGCAGCAGCGCGTCGCCGTGGCCCGCGCCCTGGCCTCCAAGCCGGAGATCATCTTCGGTGACGAGCCGACCGGAAACCTCGACTCCCGCTCCGGCGCCGAGGTGCTGGGCTTCCTGCGCAACTCGGTGCGCGAACTGGGCCAGACGGTGGTCATGGTGACCCACGACCCGGTCGCCGCCGCCTACGCGGACCGCGTGGTCTTCCTCGCCGACGGCCGGATCGTCGACGAGGTCCAGGACCCGACGGCCGACTCGGTCCTCGACCTGATGAAGCGCTTCGACGCGAAGGGCCGTACGAGCTGATGTTCCGCACCGCACTGCGCAACGTCCTCGCGCACAAGGCCCGGCTGATGATGACGGTGCTCGCCGTCATGCTCGGCGTCGCCTTCGTGTCCGGGACGCTGGTCTTCACCAACACCCTCTCCCGCGCCTTCGAGAACAGCTCCGCCCAGGGCTTCGACGGCGTCGACGTGGCCGTCAAGGCCAAGCACCAGGAGGCCAGCGGCGACCGGGTCGGCTCCACCCCGGACCTGACCCCGGCGCTGCTCGCCAAGGCGGAGAAGGTGCCCGGCGCCGCCTCCGCCACCGGTGTGGTCAGCGGCTTCACCGCGCTGGCCGACAAGCACGGCAAGCTGGTCGGCGACGGCTGGCAGTCCATGGGCGGCAACTACTGGGGCACCAAGGACCCCCGGTACAAGCTCGTCTCCGGCCACGCCCCGCACGGCAAGGGCGAGCTGCTGATCGACTCCGAGACCGCCCGCCGTACCGGCTACGGCGTCGGGGACACCGTCCGCCTCTCGGTCGACGGCCCGGTGCTCACCCCGCGCGTCGCCGGCATCTTCACCACCGACGACGGCAACGTGGCCGCGGGCGGCAGCCTCACCCTCTTCGACACGCCCACCGCGCAGGCCCTGCTCGGCAAGAAGGGCGCGTACGACGAGATCGACGTGACCGCCGCTCCCGGCACCAGCCAGAGCGCCCTGAAGTCCGCGCTGGACAAGGCGCTCCCGGCCGGCCAGGTCAGCACCACCACCGGGGAGAAGCTCGCCGCCGACCAGGCCGAGCAGATCTCCGCGTCGATGAGCGGTCTGCGCCAGGCGCTGCTGGTGTTCGCGGGCATCGCCCTGTTCGTCGGCACGTTCATCATCGCCAACACCTTCACCATGCTGGTCGCCCAGCGCACCAAGGAACTCGCCCTGCTGCGCGCCGTCGGCGCCTCGCGCGGCCAGGTCACCCGCTCGGTGCTGACCGAGGCGCTCGCGGTCGGCACGGTCGCGGGCGTCGCGGGTCTGGCCGCCGGTGTCGGCATCGGCGCCGGACTGCGTGCCCTGCTGGGCTCCTTCGGCGCGAGCATGCCGGACGGGCCGCTCGTCGTCACGCCGGGCACGGTCGTCGCCGCGCTCGCCGTCGGCATCGTCATCACCGTGCTCGCCGCCTGGCTGCCCGGCCGCCGGGCCGCGAAGATCCCGCCGGTCGCGGCGATGAGCAGCCTGCACGCGACCGCCACCACCCGCTCGCTGGTGGTGCGCAACACCATCGGCACCCTGTTCGCGGCGGCCGGCGCGGCCGTGGTGTTCGCGGCCACCACCATGGACACCGACAAGGGCCAGGGCGCGATGGGCCTCGGCGCGGTCCTGCTGATCATCGGCGTGTTCGTGCTGACCCCGCTGCTGTCCCGCCCGCTGATCGCGGCCGCCGCCCCGCTGCTGCGCCTGTTCGGCGTCTCGGGCCGCCTGGCCCGGCAGAACGCGGTGCGCAACCCCCGCCGTACGGCGGCCACCGCGTCCGCGCTGATGATCGGCCTGACCCTGATCACCGGCATGACGGTGATGGCGGGCAGCCTGCAGAAGTCGATCGACAAGATGGCCGCGTCCTCGATCCGCGCGGACTACGTCGTCTCGATGGCCAACCGCACCCCGCTCTCCCCCGACGTGGCCACCAGGCTGGCCGCCACCGACGGGGTCACCGCCTCCAGCCCGCTGCGCAACGGCGCCTCCCGCATCGGCGGCGAGACGGAGTACCTGACCGGTGTCACCGGTTCGTCGATCGGCGAGCTGACCGACCTGAAGGTGAAGCAGGGCACGTTCGACGTGTCCGGCGACCGGATCGTGGTGGACGCCGACCGGGCCGAGGAGCACGGCTGGAAGGCCGGTTCGAAGCTCGCCGCGCACTTCGAGGACGGCAAGCGGGCCACGCTGACCGTCGCCGGGGTGTACGAGGGCAACGAGATGATCCGGGGCATCATGATCGACGACAAGGTGCTCACCCC comes from the Streptomyces seoulensis genome and includes:
- a CDS encoding ABC transporter permease, with protein sequence MFRTALRNVLAHKARLMMTVLAVMLGVAFVSGTLVFTNTLSRAFENSSAQGFDGVDVAVKAKHQEASGDRVGSTPDLTPALLAKAEKVPGAASATGVVSGFTALADKHGKLVGDGWQSMGGNYWGTKDPRYKLVSGHAPHGKGELLIDSETARRTGYGVGDTVRLSVDGPVLTPRVAGIFTTDDGNVAAGGSLTLFDTPTAQALLGKKGAYDEIDVTAAPGTSQSALKSALDKALPAGQVSTTTGEKLAADQAEQISASMSGLRQALLVFAGIALFVGTFIIANTFTMLVAQRTKELALLRAVGASRGQVTRSVLTEALAVGTVAGVAGLAAGVGIGAGLRALLGSFGASMPDGPLVVTPGTVVAALAVGIVITVLAAWLPGRRAAKIPPVAAMSSLHATATTRSLVVRNTIGTLFAAAGAAVVFAATTMDTDKGQGAMGLGAVLLIIGVFVLTPLLSRPLIAAAAPLLRLFGVSGRLARQNAVRNPRRTAATASALMIGLTLITGMTVMAGSLQKSIDKMAASSIRADYVVSMANRTPLSPDVATRLAATDGVTASSPLRNGASRIGGETEYLTGVTGSSIGELTDLKVKQGTFDVSGDRIVVDADRAEEHGWKAGSKLAAHFEDGKRATLTVAGVYEGNEMIRGIMIDDKVLTPHLRAPADMQVLVRTADGASDATKDRLAKALGSNPAIQVQDKQDITDGIAKVFTLMLNLVYGLLGMAVVVAVLGVINTLAMSVFERSQEIGMLRAIGLERGSVKRMVRLESLVISLFGGVLGIGLGVFFGWAAGELLGTKMATYELVLPWSRLVLFLLLAALVGVLAALWPARRAARLNVLGAIKAE
- a CDS encoding ABC transporter ATP-binding protein, with the protein product MTTTPTTGRTTAVAARATELSKIYGQGETRVVALDRVSVEFRQAEFTAIMGPSGSGKSTLMHCVAGLDSFSSGSVRIGETELGSLKDKQLTRLRRDKIGFIFQAFNLLPTLTALENITLPMDIAGRKPDKEWLDRVIGMVGLSGRLTHRPSQLSGGQQQRVAVARALASKPEIIFGDEPTGNLDSRSGAEVLGFLRNSVRELGQTVVMVTHDPVAAAYADRVVFLADGRIVDEVQDPTADSVLDLMKRFDAKGRTS
- a CDS encoding helix-turn-helix domain-containing protein; the encoded protein is MANALQQLIRERLDREGWSYGEVARRGGVPRSTVHHLATTERVVRMPQAGTLEGLAKGLELPLDTVRRAAAEACGIHVYGSPGGEDSAPAAPRSGDPEVDLLIASVQRLSSDDRRHVTALVESLLGRAAKPEPDA